In Pecten maximus chromosome 10, xPecMax1.1, whole genome shotgun sequence, one genomic interval encodes:
- the LOC117335751 gene encoding E3 ubiquitin-protein ligase TRIM33-like isoform X1 — protein sequence MAEEIEFTEDENPFKLCVLCATDLKDKSPKLLPCLHTLCNPCYKTLFQVLKPEDPTLDGSKNETEPEKDNSDKTDTSGGGGGDPTPLDADACLVVDLEKPANGDTTKKDGEKSIDSFAVSCPACSAAVDKTLVIDNLFVNLDADTPIVIDEDEEEKEEVHKCTACDENEEASSFCLDCREWLCDQCVFAHKRVRITKDHSISPKSELKKDDEPPVTKGQKSMFCRTHKHEPLKLFCETCDKLTCRDCQLLEHKDHRYQFMNEAISKQREILQHVVVKVKQKLQNYNQADKILQAKNQELKTKLEDVCDNIRNVTDTLVNEIKSHSEKLVSHLEKYISGKTCVISDKQRLVNDAVFRMKHSVLFVENALTLGDDLSILYTKGSMMKVLDQLSRTGIPFHPSILNYAITFEHEKDFLLKNIIKVGHLVIDGTNYPNSWPAGHVTSQPTSMPLPSAAYATSTPHSHAPNMTVPHRPAIPGFESVAARVPPNIYNHIKNQVKNYPPEKQREMFQKMVEQYQLRQQQKAMQQFRQQQQLQQQHQGPQGIYGGILGGSNYTQVAGQVPVIEATRNLSNITNGGMPVRPPMSSASNRFPASGAIHNLASMNATFYNPAAPSRPSAPSVNRNQPPPPAYSRPMVPQGMNAYAMQQQNLPKRSTAPDLSGSGGYSAPRSGMCQEASGPTQGGYRQRQQVSTEGQHQPCSPTGSWHATICDLTNKYLPSTQSGPKSFEQTRSPGAQAASHANQTPSPAGAGFDQSGGASQGGTRVTPDLPPATSSSAESGQAVGSVTNSHVKQEFTEFPPCSFSQQQSQSSGTVLLPSQPPPPLVHMKPPVAPVGGGKTMPVPNNNDPNEDYCAVCQNGGDLLCCDKCPKVFHLKCHVPELNTYPRYVHGEWSCILCATEDDLCLTQKENKDFTIVPGTGKRKAPTGLTDNEIKACERILLELYCHQKSTVFHEPVSKAVPNYYKIITNPIDFGKIKCKLQRQNFNHYNAVDEFISDMLLVFRNCRTYNDVSSTAQVHNIKATSEIWKHGKMVEEEFETFVHRFLPCYVEVLDEERERPAISTSPQDPASKKKRSEDSAIHFF from the exons ATGGCAGAAGAGATAGAGTTTACCGAGGATGAAAACCCTTTTAAATTGTGCGTGCTCTGTGCAACTGACTTGAAGGATAAATCTCCAAAATTACTTCCATGTCTACACACATTGTGCAACCCTTGTTATAAGACGCTCTTTCAGGTTCTGAAACCTGAAGACCCTACGCTCGATGGCTCGAAAAATGAAACTGAACCAGAAAAGGACAATTCTGATAAAACAGACACATCTGGAGGGGGAGGCGGTGACCCCACACCGTTAGACGCGGATGCGTGCCTTGTTGTGGATCTTGAAAAGCCGGCAAACGGTGATACCACTA AAAAAGATGGTGAGAAAAGTATTGACAGTTTTGCTGTGTCCTGTCCTGCATGTAGTGCTGCAGTTGATAAAACCCTGGTCATTGACAATCTGTTCGTGAATCTTGATGCAGACACACCAATAGTTATTGACGAAGATGAGGAAGAGAAGGAAGAAGTTCACAAATGTACAGCATGTGATGAGAATGAGGAAGCGTCATCCTTCTGTCTTGATTGTAGGGAATGGTTGTGTGATCAGTGTGTTTTTGCACACAAGCGTGTACGAATCACTAAAGATCATTCAATCTCTCCGAAAAGTGAACTTAAAAAAGATGATGAACCTCCAGTCACAAAGGGACAGAAAAGTATGTTCTGTCGTACACATAAGCATGAGCCgttaaaattattttgtgaaACATGTGATAAATTAACTTGTCGAGACTGCCAACTTTTAGAACATAAAGATCATAGGTACCAGTTCATGAATGAGGCTATCTCAAAACAACGTGAAATTCTACAGCATGTGGTTGTCAAAgttaaacaaaaattacaaaattacaatCAAGCGGACAAAATACTCCAAGCTAAAAACCAGGAATTAAAGACAAAGTTGGAAGATGTATGTGACAATATCAGAAATGTGACTGATACActtgttaatgaaataaaatcacatTCAGAAAAGTTAGTGTCTCATTTGGAGAAGTACATTAGTGGTAAGACCTGTGTCATCTCTGATAAACAGAGGTTAGTGAACGACGCTGTGTTCCGAATGAAACATTCTGTACTATTTGTGGAAAACGCCCTGACGTTGGGCGATGACCTATCCATTCTATACACAAAAGGTTCGATGATGAAAGTCCTCGACCAACTATCCCGCACTGGCATTCCATTTCATCCTAGCATTCTCAACTATGCCATCACATTTGAACATGAAAAAGACTTCCTTCTGAAAAACATCATCAAAGTGGGCCATTTGGTAATTGATGGTACTAATTATCCAAATTCGTGGCCAGCAGGTCATGTGACATCACAACCCACCTCTATGCCCCTTCCTAGTGCTGCTTATGCGACCAGCACTCCTCACTCTCATGCTCCAAACATGACTGTACCGCACCGACCAGCAATTCCAGGCTTTGAAAGCGTTGCAGCTCGAGTCCcaccaaatatatacaaccACATTAAAAACCAAGTGAAGAATTATCCACCCGAGAAACAACGAGAAATGTTTCAGAAAATGGTTGAACAGTACCAACTTCGACAACAGCAGAAGGCAATGCAGCAGTTTCGGCAGCAACAGCAGCTACAGCAGCAACACCAGGGGCCACAGGGCATCTACGGTGGGATTCTAGGCGGCTCAAACTACACCCAGGTAGCAGGGCAGGTTCCGGTTATAGAGGCCACGCGTAACCTCAGCAACATCACTAATGGCGGTATGCCAGTGCGTCCTCCTATGTCAAGTGCATCTAACAGATTCCCCGCCAGTGGCGCCATACACAATTTGGCCAGTATGAATGCAACGTTCTATAACCCTGCAGCACCAAGTCGGCCCTCTGCTCCTTCAGTGAATCGCAATCAACCACCACCACCAGCTTACAGCAGACCCATGGTACCCCAAGGTATGAATGCATATGCCATGCAGCAACAAAACTTGCCAAAGCGTAGCACGGCCCCTGACCTGTCTGGATCGGGTGGTTACAGTGCGCCACGATCGGGCATGTGTCAGGAGGCGTCTGGGCCGACGCAGGGTGGGTACCGCCAGAGGCAGCAAGTGTCAACTGAGGGGCAGCACCAGCCATGTAGCCCCACCGGCTCTTGGCATGCAACTATCTGTGATCTTACCAATAAATATCTGCCCTCCACGCAATCAGGCCCCAAATCATTTGAGCAAACCAGATCCCCAG gTGCACAGGCTGCCTCTCATGCCAACCAGACCCCAAGTCCAGCTGGGGCAGGATTTGACCAATCTGGGGGCGCCAGCCAAGGCGGGACCAGAGTCACCCCTGACCTGCCGCCGGCCACCAGTAGTAGTGCTGAATCAGGACAGGCAGTAGGATCGGTCACCAACAG CCATGTAAAACAGGAGTTTACAGAATTTCCCCCTTGTTCCTTTTCACAGCAACAGTCACAG TCTTCAGGGACAGTACTTCTGCCATCGCAGCCACCTCCGCCCCTTGTACACATGAAACCTCCCGTGGCACCAGTGGGGGGAGGCAAGACGATGCCGGTCCCTAACAATAATGACCCTAATGAGGACTACTGTGCAGTGTGTCAGAACGGGGGCGACCTTTTATGTTGTGACAAGTGCCCTAAGGTGTTTCACTTAAAATGTCATGTCCCCGAGCTGAACACTTACCCAAGGTACGTCCA TGGAGAGTGGAGTTGTATCCTGTGTGCTACGGAAGACGACCTGTGTCTGACACAAAAGGAGAACAAGGACTTCACTATTGTACCAGGCACTGGGAAGAGAAAAGCTCCCACTGGGCTCACAGACAATGAAATCAAG GCCTGTGAACGTATACTGCTAGAGCTTTACTGTCACCAGAAAAGTACTGTGTTCCATGAACCTGTCAGCAAAGCG GTGCCCAACTACTACAAGATCATCACCAACCCAATAGACTTTGGTAAAATCAAATGTAAACTGCAGCGACAGAACTTCAACCACTACAACGCCGTGGATGAATTCATCTCGGATATGCTGCTAGTGTTCAGAAACTGCAGAACTTACAATGATGTAAGTTCCACGGCCCAAGTACATAACATCAAA GCAACTTCCGAGATTTGGAAGCATGGTAAGATGGTTGAAGAGGAATTTGAGACCTTTGTACATCGCTTCCTACCATGTTATGTGGAAGTTCTTGATGAGGAACGGGAACGACCAGCAATATCAACCTCCCCACAGGATCCTGCATCCAAGAAGAAGCGGTCAGAGGATTCTGCTATTCATTTCTTCTAA
- the LOC117335751 gene encoding E3 ubiquitin-protein ligase TRIM33-like isoform X4: MAEEIEFTEDENPFKLCVLCATDLKDKSPKLLPCLHTLCNPCYKTLFQVLKPEDPTLDGSKNETEPEKDNSDKTDTSGGGGGDPTPLDADACLVVDLEKPANGDTTKKDGEKSIDSFAVSCPACSAAVDKTLVIDNLFVNLDADTPIVIDEDEEEKEEVHKCTACDENEEASSFCLDCREWLCDQCVFAHKRVRITKDHSISPKSELKKDDEPPVTKGQKSMFCRTHKHEPLKLFCETCDKLTCRDCQLLEHKDHRYQFMNEAISKQREILQHVVVKVKQKLQNYNQADKILQAKNQELKTKLEDVCDNIRNVTDTLVNEIKSHSEKLVSHLEKYISGKTCVISDKQRLVNDAVFRMKHSVLFVENALTLGDDLSILYTKGSMMKVLDQLSRTGIPFHPSILNYAITFEHEKDFLLKNIIKVGHLVIDGTNYPNSWPAGHVTSQPTSMPLPSAAYATSTPHSHAPNMTVPHRPAIPGFESVAARVPPNIYNHIKNQVKNYPPEKQREMFQKMVEQYQLRQQQKAMQQFRQQQQLQQQHQGPQGIYGGILGGSNYTQVAGQVPVIEATRNLSNITNGGMPVRPPMSSASNRFPASGAIHNLASMNATFYNPAAPSRPSAPSVNRNQPPPPAYSRPMVPQGAQAASHANQTPSPAGAGFDQSGGASQGGTRVTPDLPPATSSSAESGQAVGSVTNSHVKQEFTEFPPCSFSQQQSQSSGTVLLPSQPPPPLVHMKPPVAPVGGGKTMPVPNNNDPNEDYCAVCQNGGDLLCCDKCPKVFHLKCHVPELNTYPRYVHGEWSCILCATEDDLCLTQKENKDFTIVPGTGKRKAPTGLTDNEIKACERILLELYCHQKSTVFHEPVSKAVPNYYKIITNPIDFGKIKCKLQRQNFNHYNAVDEFISDMLLVFRNCRTYNDVSSTAQVHNIKATSEIWKHGKMVEEEFETFVHRFLPCYVEVLDEERERPAISTSPQDPASKKKRSEDSAIHFF, encoded by the exons ATGGCAGAAGAGATAGAGTTTACCGAGGATGAAAACCCTTTTAAATTGTGCGTGCTCTGTGCAACTGACTTGAAGGATAAATCTCCAAAATTACTTCCATGTCTACACACATTGTGCAACCCTTGTTATAAGACGCTCTTTCAGGTTCTGAAACCTGAAGACCCTACGCTCGATGGCTCGAAAAATGAAACTGAACCAGAAAAGGACAATTCTGATAAAACAGACACATCTGGAGGGGGAGGCGGTGACCCCACACCGTTAGACGCGGATGCGTGCCTTGTTGTGGATCTTGAAAAGCCGGCAAACGGTGATACCACTA AAAAAGATGGTGAGAAAAGTATTGACAGTTTTGCTGTGTCCTGTCCTGCATGTAGTGCTGCAGTTGATAAAACCCTGGTCATTGACAATCTGTTCGTGAATCTTGATGCAGACACACCAATAGTTATTGACGAAGATGAGGAAGAGAAGGAAGAAGTTCACAAATGTACAGCATGTGATGAGAATGAGGAAGCGTCATCCTTCTGTCTTGATTGTAGGGAATGGTTGTGTGATCAGTGTGTTTTTGCACACAAGCGTGTACGAATCACTAAAGATCATTCAATCTCTCCGAAAAGTGAACTTAAAAAAGATGATGAACCTCCAGTCACAAAGGGACAGAAAAGTATGTTCTGTCGTACACATAAGCATGAGCCgttaaaattattttgtgaaACATGTGATAAATTAACTTGTCGAGACTGCCAACTTTTAGAACATAAAGATCATAGGTACCAGTTCATGAATGAGGCTATCTCAAAACAACGTGAAATTCTACAGCATGTGGTTGTCAAAgttaaacaaaaattacaaaattacaatCAAGCGGACAAAATACTCCAAGCTAAAAACCAGGAATTAAAGACAAAGTTGGAAGATGTATGTGACAATATCAGAAATGTGACTGATACActtgttaatgaaataaaatcacatTCAGAAAAGTTAGTGTCTCATTTGGAGAAGTACATTAGTGGTAAGACCTGTGTCATCTCTGATAAACAGAGGTTAGTGAACGACGCTGTGTTCCGAATGAAACATTCTGTACTATTTGTGGAAAACGCCCTGACGTTGGGCGATGACCTATCCATTCTATACACAAAAGGTTCGATGATGAAAGTCCTCGACCAACTATCCCGCACTGGCATTCCATTTCATCCTAGCATTCTCAACTATGCCATCACATTTGAACATGAAAAAGACTTCCTTCTGAAAAACATCATCAAAGTGGGCCATTTGGTAATTGATGGTACTAATTATCCAAATTCGTGGCCAGCAGGTCATGTGACATCACAACCCACCTCTATGCCCCTTCCTAGTGCTGCTTATGCGACCAGCACTCCTCACTCTCATGCTCCAAACATGACTGTACCGCACCGACCAGCAATTCCAGGCTTTGAAAGCGTTGCAGCTCGAGTCCcaccaaatatatacaaccACATTAAAAACCAAGTGAAGAATTATCCACCCGAGAAACAACGAGAAATGTTTCAGAAAATGGTTGAACAGTACCAACTTCGACAACAGCAGAAGGCAATGCAGCAGTTTCGGCAGCAACAGCAGCTACAGCAGCAACACCAGGGGCCACAGGGCATCTACGGTGGGATTCTAGGCGGCTCAAACTACACCCAGGTAGCAGGGCAGGTTCCGGTTATAGAGGCCACGCGTAACCTCAGCAACATCACTAATGGCGGTATGCCAGTGCGTCCTCCTATGTCAAGTGCATCTAACAGATTCCCCGCCAGTGGCGCCATACACAATTTGGCCAGTATGAATGCAACGTTCTATAACCCTGCAGCACCAAGTCGGCCCTCTGCTCCTTCAGTGAATCGCAATCAACCACCACCACCAGCTTACAGCAGACCCATGGTACCCCAAG gTGCACAGGCTGCCTCTCATGCCAACCAGACCCCAAGTCCAGCTGGGGCAGGATTTGACCAATCTGGGGGCGCCAGCCAAGGCGGGACCAGAGTCACCCCTGACCTGCCGCCGGCCACCAGTAGTAGTGCTGAATCAGGACAGGCAGTAGGATCGGTCACCAACAG CCATGTAAAACAGGAGTTTACAGAATTTCCCCCTTGTTCCTTTTCACAGCAACAGTCACAG TCTTCAGGGACAGTACTTCTGCCATCGCAGCCACCTCCGCCCCTTGTACACATGAAACCTCCCGTGGCACCAGTGGGGGGAGGCAAGACGATGCCGGTCCCTAACAATAATGACCCTAATGAGGACTACTGTGCAGTGTGTCAGAACGGGGGCGACCTTTTATGTTGTGACAAGTGCCCTAAGGTGTTTCACTTAAAATGTCATGTCCCCGAGCTGAACACTTACCCAAGGTACGTCCA TGGAGAGTGGAGTTGTATCCTGTGTGCTACGGAAGACGACCTGTGTCTGACACAAAAGGAGAACAAGGACTTCACTATTGTACCAGGCACTGGGAAGAGAAAAGCTCCCACTGGGCTCACAGACAATGAAATCAAG GCCTGTGAACGTATACTGCTAGAGCTTTACTGTCACCAGAAAAGTACTGTGTTCCATGAACCTGTCAGCAAAGCG GTGCCCAACTACTACAAGATCATCACCAACCCAATAGACTTTGGTAAAATCAAATGTAAACTGCAGCGACAGAACTTCAACCACTACAACGCCGTGGATGAATTCATCTCGGATATGCTGCTAGTGTTCAGAAACTGCAGAACTTACAATGATGTAAGTTCCACGGCCCAAGTACATAACATCAAA GCAACTTCCGAGATTTGGAAGCATGGTAAGATGGTTGAAGAGGAATTTGAGACCTTTGTACATCGCTTCCTACCATGTTATGTGGAAGTTCTTGATGAGGAACGGGAACGACCAGCAATATCAACCTCCCCACAGGATCCTGCATCCAAGAAGAAGCGGTCAGAGGATTCTGCTATTCATTTCTTCTAA
- the LOC117335751 gene encoding E3 ubiquitin-protein ligase TRIM33-like isoform X2 has product MAEEIEFTEDENPFKLCVLCATDLKDKSPKLLPCLHTLCNPCYKTLFQVLKPEDPTLDGSKNETEPEKDNSDKTDTSGGGGGDPTPLDADACLVVDLEKPANGDTTKKDGEKSIDSFAVSCPACSAAVDKTLVIDNLFVNLDADTPIVIDEDEEEKEEVHKCTACDENEEASSFCLDCREWLCDQCVFAHKRVRITKDHSISPKSELKKDDEPPVTKGQKSMFCRTHKHEPLKLFCETCDKLTCRDCQLLEHKDHRYQFMNEAISKQREILQHVVVKVKQKLQNYNQADKILQAKNQELKTKLEDVCDNIRNVTDTLVNEIKSHSEKLVSHLEKYISGKTCVISDKQRLVNDAVFRMKHSVLFVENALTLGDDLSILYTKGSMMKVLDQLSRTGIPFHPSILNYAITFEHEKDFLLKNIIKVGHLVIDGTNYPNSWPAGHVTSQPTSMPLPSAAYATSTPHSHAPNMTVPHRPAIPGFESVAARVPPNIYNHIKNQVKNYPPEKQREMFQKMVEQYQLRQQQKAMQQFRQQQQLQQQHQGPQGIYGGILGGSNYTQVAGQVPVIEATRNLSNITNGGMPVRPPMSSASNRFPASGAIHNLASMNATFYNPAAPSRPSAPSVNRNQPPPPAYSRPMVPQGMNAYAMQQQNLPKRSTAPDLSGSGGYSAPRSGMCQEASGPTQGGYRQRQQVSTEGQHQPCSPTGSWHATICDLTNKYLPSTQSGPKSFEQTRSPGAQAASHANQTPSPAGAGFDQSGGASQGGTRVTPDLPPATSSSAESGQAVGSVTNSHVKQEFTEFPPCSFSQQQSQSSGTVLLPSQPPPPLVHMKPPVAPVGGGKTMPVPNNNDPNEDYCAVCQNGGDLLCCDKCPKVFHLKCHVPELNTYPSGEWSCILCATEDDLCLTQKENKDFTIVPGTGKRKAPTGLTDNEIKACERILLELYCHQKSTVFHEPVSKAVPNYYKIITNPIDFGKIKCKLQRQNFNHYNAVDEFISDMLLVFRNCRTYNDVSSTAQVHNIKATSEIWKHGKMVEEEFETFVHRFLPCYVEVLDEERERPAISTSPQDPASKKKRSEDSAIHFF; this is encoded by the exons ATGGCAGAAGAGATAGAGTTTACCGAGGATGAAAACCCTTTTAAATTGTGCGTGCTCTGTGCAACTGACTTGAAGGATAAATCTCCAAAATTACTTCCATGTCTACACACATTGTGCAACCCTTGTTATAAGACGCTCTTTCAGGTTCTGAAACCTGAAGACCCTACGCTCGATGGCTCGAAAAATGAAACTGAACCAGAAAAGGACAATTCTGATAAAACAGACACATCTGGAGGGGGAGGCGGTGACCCCACACCGTTAGACGCGGATGCGTGCCTTGTTGTGGATCTTGAAAAGCCGGCAAACGGTGATACCACTA AAAAAGATGGTGAGAAAAGTATTGACAGTTTTGCTGTGTCCTGTCCTGCATGTAGTGCTGCAGTTGATAAAACCCTGGTCATTGACAATCTGTTCGTGAATCTTGATGCAGACACACCAATAGTTATTGACGAAGATGAGGAAGAGAAGGAAGAAGTTCACAAATGTACAGCATGTGATGAGAATGAGGAAGCGTCATCCTTCTGTCTTGATTGTAGGGAATGGTTGTGTGATCAGTGTGTTTTTGCACACAAGCGTGTACGAATCACTAAAGATCATTCAATCTCTCCGAAAAGTGAACTTAAAAAAGATGATGAACCTCCAGTCACAAAGGGACAGAAAAGTATGTTCTGTCGTACACATAAGCATGAGCCgttaaaattattttgtgaaACATGTGATAAATTAACTTGTCGAGACTGCCAACTTTTAGAACATAAAGATCATAGGTACCAGTTCATGAATGAGGCTATCTCAAAACAACGTGAAATTCTACAGCATGTGGTTGTCAAAgttaaacaaaaattacaaaattacaatCAAGCGGACAAAATACTCCAAGCTAAAAACCAGGAATTAAAGACAAAGTTGGAAGATGTATGTGACAATATCAGAAATGTGACTGATACActtgttaatgaaataaaatcacatTCAGAAAAGTTAGTGTCTCATTTGGAGAAGTACATTAGTGGTAAGACCTGTGTCATCTCTGATAAACAGAGGTTAGTGAACGACGCTGTGTTCCGAATGAAACATTCTGTACTATTTGTGGAAAACGCCCTGACGTTGGGCGATGACCTATCCATTCTATACACAAAAGGTTCGATGATGAAAGTCCTCGACCAACTATCCCGCACTGGCATTCCATTTCATCCTAGCATTCTCAACTATGCCATCACATTTGAACATGAAAAAGACTTCCTTCTGAAAAACATCATCAAAGTGGGCCATTTGGTAATTGATGGTACTAATTATCCAAATTCGTGGCCAGCAGGTCATGTGACATCACAACCCACCTCTATGCCCCTTCCTAGTGCTGCTTATGCGACCAGCACTCCTCACTCTCATGCTCCAAACATGACTGTACCGCACCGACCAGCAATTCCAGGCTTTGAAAGCGTTGCAGCTCGAGTCCcaccaaatatatacaaccACATTAAAAACCAAGTGAAGAATTATCCACCCGAGAAACAACGAGAAATGTTTCAGAAAATGGTTGAACAGTACCAACTTCGACAACAGCAGAAGGCAATGCAGCAGTTTCGGCAGCAACAGCAGCTACAGCAGCAACACCAGGGGCCACAGGGCATCTACGGTGGGATTCTAGGCGGCTCAAACTACACCCAGGTAGCAGGGCAGGTTCCGGTTATAGAGGCCACGCGTAACCTCAGCAACATCACTAATGGCGGTATGCCAGTGCGTCCTCCTATGTCAAGTGCATCTAACAGATTCCCCGCCAGTGGCGCCATACACAATTTGGCCAGTATGAATGCAACGTTCTATAACCCTGCAGCACCAAGTCGGCCCTCTGCTCCTTCAGTGAATCGCAATCAACCACCACCACCAGCTTACAGCAGACCCATGGTACCCCAAGGTATGAATGCATATGCCATGCAGCAACAAAACTTGCCAAAGCGTAGCACGGCCCCTGACCTGTCTGGATCGGGTGGTTACAGTGCGCCACGATCGGGCATGTGTCAGGAGGCGTCTGGGCCGACGCAGGGTGGGTACCGCCAGAGGCAGCAAGTGTCAACTGAGGGGCAGCACCAGCCATGTAGCCCCACCGGCTCTTGGCATGCAACTATCTGTGATCTTACCAATAAATATCTGCCCTCCACGCAATCAGGCCCCAAATCATTTGAGCAAACCAGATCCCCAG gTGCACAGGCTGCCTCTCATGCCAACCAGACCCCAAGTCCAGCTGGGGCAGGATTTGACCAATCTGGGGGCGCCAGCCAAGGCGGGACCAGAGTCACCCCTGACCTGCCGCCGGCCACCAGTAGTAGTGCTGAATCAGGACAGGCAGTAGGATCGGTCACCAACAG CCATGTAAAACAGGAGTTTACAGAATTTCCCCCTTGTTCCTTTTCACAGCAACAGTCACAG TCTTCAGGGACAGTACTTCTGCCATCGCAGCCACCTCCGCCCCTTGTACACATGAAACCTCCCGTGGCACCAGTGGGGGGAGGCAAGACGATGCCGGTCCCTAACAATAATGACCCTAATGAGGACTACTGTGCAGTGTGTCAGAACGGGGGCGACCTTTTATGTTGTGACAAGTGCCCTAAGGTGTTTCACTTAAAATGTCATGTCCCCGAGCTGAACACTTACCCAAG TGGAGAGTGGAGTTGTATCCTGTGTGCTACGGAAGACGACCTGTGTCTGACACAAAAGGAGAACAAGGACTTCACTATTGTACCAGGCACTGGGAAGAGAAAAGCTCCCACTGGGCTCACAGACAATGAAATCAAG GCCTGTGAACGTATACTGCTAGAGCTTTACTGTCACCAGAAAAGTACTGTGTTCCATGAACCTGTCAGCAAAGCG GTGCCCAACTACTACAAGATCATCACCAACCCAATAGACTTTGGTAAAATCAAATGTAAACTGCAGCGACAGAACTTCAACCACTACAACGCCGTGGATGAATTCATCTCGGATATGCTGCTAGTGTTCAGAAACTGCAGAACTTACAATGATGTAAGTTCCACGGCCCAAGTACATAACATCAAA GCAACTTCCGAGATTTGGAAGCATGGTAAGATGGTTGAAGAGGAATTTGAGACCTTTGTACATCGCTTCCTACCATGTTATGTGGAAGTTCTTGATGAGGAACGGGAACGACCAGCAATATCAACCTCCCCACAGGATCCTGCATCCAAGAAGAAGCGGTCAGAGGATTCTGCTATTCATTTCTTCTAA